A genomic region of Caenorhabditis elegans chromosome V contains the following coding sequences:
- the F55C9.15 gene encoding F-box associated domain-containing protein (Confirmed by transcript evidence), whose translation MLSSHCQRLIVAAGLTDLLSVNCAHLTAFRNLCSKQANIFLTHWINGGFYALESAFVMIHRNRVDEILKGIMHKDTCADDLDNLPRIFLTGAHSARNIYRCDGRRAIVLIGHMFLRMHVLK comes from the coding sequence ATGTTGAGCTCACACTGCCAGAGATTGATTGTTGCCGCCGGGCTCACTGATCTTCTGAGTGTAAACTGTGCACACTTGACAGCGTTCAGAAACCTGTGTTCGAAGCAAGCAAATATATTCTTAACACATTGGATAAACGGAGGATTTTATGCACTCGAATCTGCTTTTGTTATGATACACAGAAACCGTGTGgatgaaattttaaagggTATAATGCACAAGGATACATGTGCAGACGACTTAGACAATCTTCCACGGATATTTTTGACAGGAGCTCACAGCGCAAGAAATATCTATAGATGTGATGGAAGACGAGCAATTGTTTTAATTGGTCATATGTTTTTGAGAATGCacgttttgaaataa
- the fbxb-63 gene encoding F-box domain-containing protein (Confirmed by transcript evidence) encodes MTTTTSFPILHLPAKSLKHAICCLTPEEIIKFSLVSKSTKRAAESLNLEQDIYSIDIDEIVSVNVECDLIKWNPLEVDLRTLIDHIQCVFHTNEVSHLLISNDNHDWKSIHKALDGVNCSRTSLEVHSQNIWLQRIVNQFSSCFLQLFLSKSTWYHPILSAHRIQLNLLIPSTDFSCEHLHVNQKMSSRDLNLFLKRWMRGEYKSLKSLRCHVGSEASADEIFKDVKYKEENVKSVIQWNWGFMKVKRVIYRFDGTRATCVLKYGYVTFDVLK; translated from the exons ATGACTACTACCACCTCCTTCCCAATTCTCCATCTCCCTGCAAAGTCTCTGAAACATGCAATTTGCTGTCTGACTCCAGAGGAAAT AATCAAGTTCTCTCTGGTATCCAAATCTACAAAACGGGCTGCAGAATCGTTGAACCTCGAACAAGACATTTATTCGATTGACATCGACGAAATTGTTAGTGTAAATGTGGAGTGTGactt AATCAAATGGAACCCATTGGAAGTCGATTTAAGAACTCTTATAGATCATATTCAATGTGTGTTTCACACAAATGAAGTCAGTCATTTGCTTATTAGCAACGACAATCACGACTGGAAATCCATACATAAAGCTCTTGACGGCGTGAACTGCTCTAGGACATCTCTGGAAGTCCATTCTCAGAACATCTGGCTCCAGAGAATTGTTAACCAGTTTTCCAGCTGTTTTCTTCAACTATTTCTTTCGAAATCCACTTGGTATCATCCGATATTAAGCGCACACCGAATTCAATTGAATCTTTTAATTCCCTCCACTGATTTTTCCTGTGAGCACCTACAtgtaaaccaaaaaatgagttCAAGGGATttgaacttatttttaaaacgcTGGATGAGAGGAGAGTACAAGTCTCTTAAAAGCCTACGCTGCCATGTGGGATCTGAGGCGAGTGCGGATGAGATTTTCAAAGACGTAAAGTATAAGGAAGAGAATGTCAAAAGTGTAATACAATGGAATTGGGGATTTATGAAAGTCAAAAGAGTCATCTACCGATTTGATGGAACACGGGCGACTTGTGTTCTGAAATATGGATATGTAACCTTCGAcgttttaaagtga
- the F55C9.14 gene encoding F-box domain-containing protein (Confirmed by transcript evidence), whose protein sequence is MIASFPILQLPAKVLYNAIRCLTPREIISFSLISKFTLQTAESLNLQDRISSIEIHELVSIEICNCRINWTPSDVKLRKLIDHIKCVFHTHQIYFLRIHTDSHNWKSIHEALDGVACSHTSLYFQSQDVWLQRIVNQFSGSFLYLDLDVNSIWNNQIMCTNRRNLYISTSCTELLSVNCTHLHVNQRVRAVDANIFLRHWIRGAFQSLKTLHFSMGGDAVSKLIFKGVDVQEACKEDVKKLKNVYLRNVRNIFRYDGTRATVVFKYGYVKMHVWK, encoded by the exons ATGATTGCCTCCTTCCCAATTCTCCAGCTACCCGCCAAGGTTCTCTACAATGCAATTCGCTGCCTGACTCCACGAGAAAT AATCAGCTTCTCTCTAATCTCGAAATTTACACTTCAAACTGCTGAATCGTTAAACCTACAGGATCGCATTAGCTCTATTGAAATCCACGAACTTGTTAGTATAGAAATATGCAACTGCCGTATAAATTGGACCCCTTCTGATGTCAAATTGCGAAAACTTATAGATCATATTAAATGCGTATTCCATACCCATCAAATATACTTTCTAAGAATCCACACTGATTCTCACAATTGGAAATCAATACATGAAGCTCTTGACGGCGTGGCCTGTTCTCATACAAGCCTGTACTTTCAGTCTCAGGACGTTTGGCTTCAGCGAATTGTCAACCAGTTTTCCGGCAGTTTTCTTTATCTAGATCTTGATGTGAATTCTATCTGGAATAACCAAATAATGTGTACTAACCGACGAAATTTGTATATTTCCACATCGTGCACCGAACTTCTAAGTGTGAACTGTACACACTTACATGTAAACCAAAGAGTCCGCGCAGTGGAtgccaatatatttttgagaCACTGGATTCGAGGAGCCTTTCAGTCACTGAAGACTCTACATTTCTCTATGGGAGGTGATGCAGTTTCAAAGTTGATTTTCAAGGGTGTGGATGTTCAGGAGGCCTGCAAAGAGGATGtcaagaagctgaaaaatgtttatcttAGAAATgtaagaaacattttcagatatgaTGGAACACGGGCAACTGTTGTCTTTAAATATGGCTATGTGAAAATGCATGTCTGGAagtga
- the fbxb-57 gene encoding F-box domain-containing protein (Confirmed by transcript evidence) — protein sequence MTSAFPILRLPANALTNSLRYLDFQNLLNFSLVSKSAQQAARMLNYKGNIFINFDRNIQLRVVVINKTHTTEIIIENFQLRDWINTALCILPTYNLLCKITKLHHNFRKLYNELDGLLFFRLDLNLGNSPALNPEWQSWLWKFVQKYSDNGLIIYTTANLPNGNMYHQILGSSRRNVQVQTRCTLSDLLAMRCTNVLLCTPIYPEEFNLFLKHWIKGANEVVETLYVEIEYVNEFTDLIFRDIKCWNTPKQAAKRRRRIKIRKDIYSCAGVRATLAISRWSVEMCVWK from the exons ATGACAAGTGCCTTCCCAATTCTCCGACTACCTGCAAACGCTTTGACCAATTCACTTCGGTATCtggatttccaaaattt actCAACTTTTCATTGGTATCAAAATCTGCACAACAAGCTGCCAGAATGCTAAACTACAaaggaaatattttcataaactttGACCGAAACATACAGCTAAGAGTCGTCGTGATAAACAAAAC ccataCCACCGAAATAATAATAGAGAACTTTCAACTCAGAGACTGGATAAACACTGCTCTTTGCATTCTCCCCACTTATAATTTGCTTTGTAAAATCACAAAACTTCATCACAACTTTAGAAAACTGTATAACGAGCTGGATGgtcttttatttttccgttTGGATCTGAACCTTGGAAATTCGCCAGCTCTCAATCCAGAGTGGCAATCGTGGCTATGGAAGTTTGTTCAGAAATACTCTGATAATGGGCTTATTATTTATACAACTGCAAATCTCCCAAACGGCAATATGTATCATCAAATTCTGGGATCGTCTCGTAGAAATGTGCAAGTACAGACACGATGCACACTTTCCGATTTGCTTGCTATGAGATGTACCAATGTACTTTTATGCACACCTATCTATCCGGAGGAATTCAATTTGTTCCTGAAACACTGGATCAAAGGAGCAAATGAAGTCGTTGAAACGCTCTATGTCGAGATCGAATATGTAAATGAGTTCACTGACCTGATATTCAGGGATATCAAATGTTGGAACACACCAAAACAGGCcgcaaaaagaagaagaagaattaaAATAAGAAAGGATATCTACAGCTGTGCCGGAGTTAGGGCTACTTTGGCGATTAGTAGATGGTCTGTTGAAATGTGTGTTTGGAAATAA
- the fbxb-60 gene encoding F-box domain-containing protein (Confirmed by transcript evidence) has translation MTVFPILRLPQRALKEALRYFVPRDIINFSLISKSTLQCAKSLNLKASNIQIEVNKDIRVALEVNDEETPFNRWKEMCVKWESSRVGLQELVEHVLEVFHSKKLDHLIIRQDSQDWELFSEALDGLDITSISLSTTSDSPHFTRLVNKFSTDLFYPRTISDRSQHTTWLQKILCSNRIEVSMYTNCSLPNILSSNCEIISFRAESTPSNLNLFLKHWINGSNEMLRKLIAKSNRRINENYVLGMLKGVEYMDTPVEDVLNPPRWWKLEGGKDVYNC, from the exons ATGACAGTCTTTCCAATCCTGCGGCTACCTCAACGAGCACTGAAAGAAGCACTTCGATACTTTGTACCAAGAGATAT aatcaatttttccctAATCTCCAAATCCACATTACAATGCGCCAAATCATTGAATCTGAAAGCTAGTAATATACAAATTGAGGTAAATAAGGATATTCGAGTGGCTTTGGAAGTTAACGATGAAGAAAC CCCGTTCAACCGATGGAAAGAAATGTGCGTCAAATGGGAATCTTCTCGAGTTGGGCTACAAGAACTGGTTGAGCATGTCCTTGAAGTATTCCATAGCAAGAAACTAGATCATTTAATTATAAGACAAGATTCTCAAGACTGGGAGCTATTTTCTGAAGCTCTTGATGGCCTGGACATCACATCGATATCACTTTCCACTACAAGTGATAGCCCTCACTTTACGAGACTTGTGAACAAATTCTCAACAGATTTATTCTACCCTAGGACTATTTCTGATAGAAGTCAACATACCACATGGCTCCAGAAAATACTATGTTCCAATCGTATAGAAGTAAGCATGTACACAAACTGTTCACTTCCTAATATATTAAGCTCAAACTGTGAGATTATATCCTTTCGTGCAGAAAGTACCCCGAGCAATTTGAACTTATTTCTGAAGCATTGGATCAACGGATCGAATGAAATGCTTCGAAAGTTAATTGCCAAATCGAATAGAAGGATCAATGAGAATTATGTACTTGGAATGTTAAAAGGCGTGGAATATATGGATACACCTGTGGAAGATGTGCTGAATCCACCGAGATGGTGGAAGTTGGAAGGTGGAAAGGATGTGTACAATTGCTAA
- the F55C9.6 gene encoding CUB-like domain-containing protein (Predicted) yields MSRCSLLSIFVLSSFSSYSLADYTCAPSITINPPADISNAWFYPNTWNDSFPAPTYAAGQNCSWIVNIPKGMYAWVTVNASTNIQSSLTLVDSVSYSTRIEKSEPFFLLNPSFTVNLQAMQVGTFGIRVQWYNGEDFF; encoded by the exons ATGAGCAGGTGTAGTTTGTtaagtatttttgttttgagttCATTTTCATCATATTCATTGGCAGATTACA catgTGCTCCATCAATAACGATCAATCCGCCTGCAGATATTTCGAACGCATGGTTTTATCCAAATACTTGGAATGATAGTTTCCCAGCTCCAACTTATGCGGCAGGGCAGAATTGTTCATGGATT gtaaatatCCCGAAAGGAATGTATGCATGGGTAACCGTGAATGCTTCAACAAATATACAGTCATCTCTAACGCTAGTGGACTCAGTGAGTTATTCGACCAG aatcgaaaaatcggaacCATTTTTCCTGCTGAATCCATCATTCACAGTTAACCTTCAAGCGATGCAAGTGGGAACATTTGGAATAAGAGTTCAGTGGTATAATGgtgaggattttttttaa
- the F55C9.3 gene encoding PAZ domain-containing protein (Partially confirmed by transcript evidence) — protein MKAKIVIMEKIIKGKEHLEYLSNIKKLAETITVPTGIDVKISIKKHMPKKNFGNVEVVYQHGRRKTGIIQLSNNDAYLMFGPRRQMITVEEHFRRRYNVELRHPKLRLFHFTNETQAKSPVETPFFLNHKKSSFLTFFNCFFNTFKQIKFIFSFLNLKKNTVHSLLS, from the exons ATGAAAGCGAAAATTGTGATCATGGAAAAGATTATTAAAGGGAAAGAACATTTAGAATATCTGTCAAACATCAAAAAACTTGCAGAGACGATAAC TGTTCCAACTGGAATAgacgtgaaaatttcaatcaagAAACACAtgcctaaaaaaaattttggaaatgtcGAAGTTGTTTATCAACACGGAAGAAGGAAAACCGGAATCATTCAATTATCCAACAAcga TGCGTATTTGATGTTTGGACCAAGACGACAAATGATAACAGTAGAAGAACATTTCCGCAGACGCTACAACGTGGAGCTAAGACACCCGAAACTAAGACTATTCCATTTCACCAACGAGACGCAGGCAAAATCACCGGTGgaaacacctttttttttaaatcacaaaaaaagttctttCTTAAccttttttaactgtttttttaatacttttaaacaaataaaatttattttttcttttttaaacttaaaaaaaaataccgtaCACAGTCTCCTCAGCTGA
- the fbxb-61 gene encoding F-box domain-containing protein (Confirmed by transcript evidence): MTTFASFPILQLPEKSLRIAIQSLTLEQIIKFSLISKSTKRTAESLNLQTDPFWLYINESVYILVQAKLNISPYYHFIPWNPLEVDLRTFLDHSQCVLHTDKVEYFMVSSDDYDWKSIYEALNDLEIPRTTLECVSTNVWLHKLFNKVSSGSLEITLPDFKGYRSMLSSHCQNLTVASGLTDLLSVNCAHLEVMLRMSSNEINIFLKHWINGGFYGLESALFKVPRNRVDKVFKGVNHKDTCAEDLDNLPRRSYKIQCAKDIYRCDGRRATVVIDIDNLTMHVWK; this comes from the exons ATGACTACCTTCGCCTCTTTCCCGATCCTCCAACTACCTGAGAAATCTCTCAGAATAGCGATTCAAAGTCTGACTTTAGAACAAAT AATAAAGTTCTCCCTCATTTCAAAATCTACAAAACGGACAGCAGAATCATTGAATCTTCAGACTGACCCCTTTTGGCTTTACATTAATGAAAGTGTTTATATATTAGTTCAAGCCAAGTTAAA TATAAGTCCTTATTATCATTTTATTCCTTGGAATCCCCTGGAAGTTGATCTGAGAACATTTCTGGATCATTCTCAGTGTGTACTCCATACGGATAAAGTTGAGTATTTTATGGTCAGCAGTGATGATTACGATTGGAAGTCAATTTATGAAGCTCTTAACGACTTGGAAATTCCTAGAACTACCCTAGAATGTGTCTCTACAAATGTTTGGCTCCACAAGCTTTTCAATAAGGTTTCCAGTGGCTCCCTTGAAATCACTCTTCCGGATTTCAAAGGGTACCGCTCAATGTTGAGCTCACACTGCCAGAATTTGACTGTTGCCTCCGGGCTCACTGATCTTCTGAGTGTCAACTGTGCACACTTAGAAGTGATGCTGCGCATGAGTTCAAATGAAATAAACATATTCCTAAAGCATTGGATAAACGGAGGATTTTATGGACTCGAATCTGCTCTTTTCAAAGTACCAAGAAACCGTGTGGATAAAGTTTTTAAGGGTGTGAACCACAAAGATACATGTGCAGAGGACTTAGACAATCTTCCACGGAGATCGTATAAAATTCAATGCGCAAAAGATATCTACAGATGTGATGGAAGACGGGCAACTGTTGTCATTGATATTGATAATTTGACAATGCACGTttggaaataa
- the F55C9.5 gene encoding uncharacterized protein (Confirmed by transcript evidence) — protein sequence MGNNTIGARKSTTSKFWKCRSCIASRTTESRNNSIIQQRRNFIIRTKKEIPFPKRGASKDSCGSCHNQKNLIVCHLFLFKNHKKLFF from the exons ATGGGAAACAATACCATTGGAGCACGTAAATCAACTActtcgaaattttggaaatgtcGAAGTTGTATAGCATCACGGACAACGGAAAGCCGGAATAATTCAATTATCCAACAACGA CGCAACTTTATTATTAGGACCAAGAAGGAGATTCCATTTCCAAAACGAGGAGCAAGCAAAGACTCCTGTGGAAGCTGCCATAATCAGAAGAATTTGATTGTCTGCcacctttttttatttaaaaaccacaaaaaattgtttttttaa
- the fbxb-64 gene encoding F-box domain-containing protein (Partially confirmed by transcript evidence), protein MTTTTSFPLLHLPAKSLKHALCCLIPEEIIKFSLVSKSTKRAAESLNLQKSIYTIMIDEFVRINVECRIIKWNPSEVDLRTLIDHTRCVFHTNEVCLLNIKSDNHDWQSIHKALGGLNCSRASLEVQSQNIWLQRIVNQFSSGSLDLFFSKSTWYHPILSAHRLQLNLCFRFTGFSCVSCEHLRINSKMSSQALNLFLKHWMRGEYKSLKSLHGYVGPEVSSDEIFKEVEYQETENAKTALDRHWGLMKVSRDIYRFDGTRATFVSLYGYVDLNVLK, encoded by the exons ATGACTACTACCACCTCTTTCCCACTTCTCCATCTCCCTGCAAAATCTCTGAAACATGCACTTTGCTGTCTGATTCCAGAGGAAAT aatcaagTTCTCTCTGGTATCGAAATCTACAAAACGAGCTGCTGAATCGTTGAACCTCCAAAAAAGCATTTACACGATTATGATCGACGAATTCGTTCGTATAAACGTGGAATGTaggat AATCAAATGGAATCCTTCGGAAGTCGATTTAAGAACTCTTATAGATCACACTCGATGTGTGTTTCACACGAATGAAGTCTGtcttttgaatattaaaagtGACAATCACGACTGGCAATCTATACATAAAGCTCTAGGCGGCTTGAACTGCTCTAGGGCATCTCTGGAAGTTCAGTCCCAGAACATCTGGCTCCAGAGAATTGTTAATCAGTTTTCCAGTGGTTCTCTTGatctatttttctcgaaatccACTTGGTATCATCCGATATTAAGCGCACACCGACTTCAATTGAATCTTTGCTTTCGCTTCACTGGTTTTTCCTGTGTAAGCTGTGAGCACTTGAGGATAAACTCTAAAATGAGTTCGCAGGctttaaacttatttttaaaacattggaTGAGAGGGGAGTATAAGTCTCTTAAAAGCCTACACGGTTATGTGGGACCTGAAGTGAGTTCAGATGAGATTTTCAAAGAAGTGGAGTACCAGGAGACCGAGAATGCCAAAACTGCACTAGACCGGCATTGGGGACTCATGAAAGTCAGTAGAGACATCTACCGATTCGATGGAACACGGGCGACTTTTGTTTCATTATACGGATATGTAGATCTAAATGTCTTGAAGTGA
- the fbxb-62 gene encoding F-box domain-containing protein (Confirmed by transcript evidence) — MTTTTSFPILHLPAKSLKRAICNLTTEEIIKFSLVSKSTKQAAESLNLQKHIYAIYIDEMVRINVGCKLIKWNPLEVDLRTLIDIIQYVFHTNEVCHLIIRNDNNDWKSIHIALDVLTCSRTSLEFQSQNIWLQRIVNQFSSCFLQLVLSKSTWYHPILSAHRLELSLFSPSTDFSCVNCEHLNICYKMSSQAFNLFLKHWMRGEYKSLKSLSSFVEAEASADEIFKDVEYQETEIAKTPLLIKVRRVIYRFDGTRATCVLKYGYVTFDVLE, encoded by the exons ATGACTACTACCACCTCCTTCCCAATTCTCCATCTCCCTGCAAAGTCTCTGAAACGTGCAATTTGCAATCTGACTACAGAGGAAAT aATCAAGTTCTCTCTGGTATCGAAATCTACAAAACAAGCTGCTGAATCGTTGAACCTCCAAAAACACATTTATGCAATTTACATTGACGAAATGGTTCGTATAAATGTGGGGTGTAAATt AATCAAATGGAACCCATTGGAAGTCGACTTGAGAACTCTTATAGATATTATTCAATATGTATTTCACACAAATGAAGTCTGTCATTTGATTATTAGAAACGACAATAACGACTGGAAATCCATACATATAGCTCTTGACGTCTTGACCTGCTCTAGGACATCTCTGGAATTCCAGTCTCAGAATATATGGCTCCAGAGAATTGTTAACCAGTTTTCCAGTTGTTTTCTTCAACTAGTTCTTTCGAAATCCACTTGGTATCATCCGATATTAAGTGCACACCGACTTGAATTGAGTCTTTTTTCTCCGTCTACAGATTTTTCTTGTGTAAACTGTGAGCACTTAAATATATGCTATAAAATGAGTTCACAGGCCTTCAACTTATTTTTAAAGCATTGGATGAGAGGAGAGTACAAGTCTCTTAAAAGCCTATCCAGTTTTGTGGAAGCTGAAGCGAGTGCGGATGAGATTTTCAAAGATGTGGAGTACCAGGAGACAGAGATTGCCAAAACTCCACTGCTCATTAAAGTCAGAAGAGTCATCTACCGATTCGATGGAACACGGGCGACTTGTGTTCTGAAATATGGATATGTAACCTTCGACGTTTTAGAgtga
- the fbxb-117 gene encoding F-box associated domain-containing protein (Partially confirmed by transcript evidence), translating to MDPRLLASQTPYRRFNSIVCLFPKTHPFPLLRLPSKSLKTALRFMNGFQLILLSFCPTNAKNATKLVITRSEPVIAVVVRKEYLLIDVFHRGFQIEIFINNESFEVVLTEARFYNRSIKIKLKNEKFPVRDYLLHVLDVTSGSTINIKHYDTSELFQLEEARRCFKNILINRVYCLSNSTSNVLQYCSISTELLTIDTNHTPELAPVFHTILSGNFKKLKIKSPLRNLDHLLNMDSSLVNLQNHNFTEKELNLFLKHWILGVAHRNLKTLSAHNEINDETALWNGIRYQVQPESRIKITEDDYFIWKPCREYRGGYDIKRNDGVEATLYIFKDWHCFHFVVWH from the exons ATGGACCCCAGACTCCTTGCCTCACAAACCCCTTACCGCCGTTTCAACTCTATAGTTTGCCTTTTTCCCAAGACACATCCTTTCCCACTGCTCCGTCTTCCATCCAAATCTCTGAAGACTGCTCTCCGATTTATGAATGGTTTTCAATT aatcctGCTCTCATTTTGCCCTACAAACGCGAAAAACGCCACGAAATTGGTGATAACGCGCTCCGAGCCAGTAATAGCAGTTGTCGTGCGGAAAGAATACCTTCTGATTGACGTTTTTCATAGAGGATttcaaatcgaaatatttATCAATAACGAAAGCTTCGAAGTTGTATTAACGGAGGCCCGTTTTTACAATCGttcgattaaaattaaattgaaaaatgagaaattccCAGTGAGAGACTATTTACTTCATGTCTTGGATGTGACGAGCGGTTCGACAATCAACATAAAGCACTATGACACCAGTGAGCTCTTCCAGCTGGAAGAAGCTCGAAGATGCTTCAAGAATATTCTGATTAATCGAGTGTATTGCTTGTCAAATTCTACGAGCAATGTACTACAATATTGTTCTATTTCTACAGAACTACTTACG ATAGATACAAATCATACTCCAGAACTTGCGCCAGTGTTTCATACTATTTTATctggaaactttaaaaaactgaaaatcaagtCTCCACTACGTAATCTCGATCACTTGTTGAACATGGACAGTAGCTTAGTGAATCttcaaaatcacaatttcacCGAGAAAGAGCTGAACTTGTTCCTAAAGCATTGGATACTCGGAGTTGCTCATCGAAATCTAAAAACGCTGAGCGCACACAATGAGATAAACGACGAGACGGCTTTATGGAACGGAATTCGATATCAGGTTCAACCAGAGTCAAGGATAAAAATTACTGAAGATGACTATTTCATTTGGAAGCCATGTCGGGAATACCGTGGTGGTTACGATATCAAACGGAATGATGGAGTTGAAGCAACACtttacattttcaaagattGGCATTGTTTCCATTTTGTTGTTTGGCACTGA
- the F21D9.8 gene encoding Gag protein (Partially confirmed by transcript evidence) translates to MLYEPAARASNELEKSQEKALAYAIEEVMAPIIGGLKTDVTKILDNVYNAVTGLTNQWADVQQSMTINNTTESQETSHQAAQAGAQSSSNICQLCAANHDISNCTSYNNWITRRERAEALSMCKHCLTVGVTDDDWHHEGCPKAKDTCSVCANNTNRVGCKYHHEALCTSVKTTRNRRACKNSRKATDRSRNWRGSFSQQHAGTTYFRR, encoded by the exons ATGCTGTATGAGCCGGCTGCCCGCGCGAGCAACGAGCTAGAAAAGAGCCAGGAAAAAG CTCTCGCCTACGCGATCGAGGAAGTGATGGCTCCGATCATCGGAGGGCTCAAGACTGACGTCACAAAAATTCTGGACAATGTCTACAACGCCGTCACCGGCTTGACAAACCAATGGGCCGACGTCCAGCAGTCCATGACTATCAACAACACCACTGAGAGCCAAGAAACATCCCACCAGGCTGCCCAGGCAGGCGCTCAATCGAGCAGTAAC ATCTGTCAGCTATGTGCCGCTAACCACGACATCAGCAACTGTACCAGCTACAATAACTGGATCACTCGACGCGAACGAGCAGAAGCGCTATCGATGTGCAAGCACTGTCTCACCGTCGGTGTCACTGATGACGACTGGCATCACGAAGGCTGCCCAAAAGCCAAGGACACTTGCTCCGTGTGCGCCAACAACACCAATCGTGTTGGCTGCAAATACCACCATGAAGCTCTCTGCACTTCAGTCAAGACCACTCGCAACAGACGAGCTTGTAAG AACTCACGCAAAGCAACTGACCGTTCGAGAAATTGGAGAGGCTCATTCTCACAACAACACGCCGGAACGACTTACTTCCGTCGTTAG
- the C43D7.8 gene encoding F-box domain-containing protein (Partially confirmed by transcript evidence), with amino-acid sequence MTTFPILRLPEKSLKIAIRCLTMEQIIKFSLISESTKRTAESLNLQADPFWICFGESVHISVHANFVENYQQDIPWNPVEVDLRTLLDHFQSVLHTNKFEYFFV; translated from the exons ATGACGACTTTTCCAATTCTCAGGCTGCCTGAAAAGTCTCTCAAGATTGCGATTCGCTGTCTGACTATGGAACAAAT AATCAAGTTTTCTCTGATCTCCGAATCTACAAAAAGGACAGCAGAATCGTTGAATCTTCAGGCTGACCCGTTTTGGATTTGCTTTGGTGAATCGGTTCATATATCGGTTCATGCCAATTT TGTAGAAAATTATCAACAGGATATTCCTTGGAACCCCGTGGAAGTTGATCTGAGAACATTGCTAGATCATTTCCAGAGTGTTCTCCATACAAATAAATTTGAGTATTTCTTTGTTTGA
- the F55C9.11 gene encoding F-box domain-containing protein (Confirmed by transcript evidence) translates to MTTIASFPILQLPEKSLKIAIQSLTLEELIKFSLISKSTKRAAESLNLQADPFCDLY, encoded by the exons ATGACTACCATCGCCTCTTTCCCGATTCTCCAACTACCTGAGAAATCTCTCAAAATAGCGATTCAAAGTCTGACTTTGGAAGAATT aataaaattcTCTCTCATTTCAAAATCTACAAAACGGGCAGCAGAATCGTTGAATCTTCAGGCTGATCCCTTTTGTGATTTATATTAA